A genomic window from Klebsiella quasipneumoniae subsp. quasipneumoniae includes:
- a CDS encoding glutathione S-transferase family protein, protein MLTVHHLNQSRSQRVLWALEELQLPYQIVRYQREKSMLAPAALKTIHPLGKSPVLEDNGYVLAESGAILEYLQESWDSDGLLKPQGADDKLQYRFWLHYAEGSLMPLLLMKLVFASLGKPPVPFGVRSLGSLLGKGIQKAWLDPQLATHARFIDDHLATRPWFAGDRLSMADIQMSFPVMALLARGGMHDLRHIEAWRQRVEQRPAWQRAIERGGPFTLPGA, encoded by the coding sequence ATGCTGACGGTACATCATCTTAATCAGTCACGATCGCAACGCGTACTGTGGGCGCTGGAGGAGCTACAGCTGCCTTATCAGATAGTCCGCTATCAGCGGGAAAAGTCGATGCTGGCGCCAGCGGCATTGAAGACAATCCACCCGCTGGGGAAATCGCCAGTGCTGGAAGACAACGGCTATGTGCTGGCGGAGTCCGGAGCGATCCTTGAGTATTTGCAGGAGAGCTGGGACAGCGATGGGCTGCTGAAGCCACAGGGCGCGGATGACAAACTGCAGTACCGCTTCTGGCTGCACTATGCCGAAGGCTCGCTGATGCCGCTGCTGTTAATGAAGCTGGTGTTCGCCAGCCTCGGCAAACCCCCGGTGCCCTTTGGCGTCCGCTCGCTGGGCTCGCTGCTGGGCAAAGGTATCCAGAAAGCGTGGCTCGATCCTCAGCTGGCCACCCATGCGCGGTTCATTGACGACCATCTTGCCACGCGGCCATGGTTTGCCGGCGATCGGCTGAGCATGGCCGATATCCAGATGAGCTTCCCGGTGATGGCGCTGCTGGCCCGCGGCGGCATGCATGATCTTCGCCATATTGAGGCCTGGCGACAGCGGGTGGAACAGCGCCCGGCCTGGCAGCGGGCTATCGAGCGCGGCGGCCCCTTCACCTTACCCGGCGCCTGA
- the soxR gene encoding redox-sensitive transcriptional activator SoxR, with translation MEKKSPRIKMLLTPGEVAKRTGVAVSALHFYESKGLIHSQRNAGNQRRYRRDVLRAVAIIKIAQRIGIPLATIGDAFGVLPEGHNLSAKEWKMLSSQWREELDRRIHTLTALRDQLDGCIGCGCLSRRDCPLRNPGDKLGEEGTGARLLEEE, from the coding sequence ATGGAAAAGAAATCACCCCGCATCAAAATGCTGCTGACGCCCGGGGAAGTGGCAAAACGAACCGGCGTGGCGGTCTCGGCCCTCCATTTTTATGAGAGTAAAGGGCTGATCCACAGCCAGCGGAATGCCGGCAATCAGCGGCGCTACCGGCGCGATGTCCTGCGCGCGGTGGCGATTATCAAAATTGCGCAACGTATCGGCATCCCGCTGGCCACCATCGGCGACGCGTTTGGCGTGCTGCCGGAAGGGCACAATCTCAGCGCAAAAGAGTGGAAAATGCTGTCATCCCAGTGGCGCGAGGAGCTGGACCGGCGTATCCACACCCTGACGGCGCTGCGCGACCAGCTCGACGGCTGCATCGGCTGCGGCTGTTTATCGCGGCGCGACTGCCCGCTACGCAACCCGGGCGATAAACTGGGGGAAGAGGGGACCGGCGCCCGGCTGCTGGAGGAGGAGTGA
- the soxS gene encoding superoxide response transcriptional regulator SoxS: MSHQDIIQTLIEWIDEHIDQPLNIDVVARKSGYSKWYLQRMFRTVMHQTLGDYIRQRRLLLAAEALRTTQRPIFDIAMDLGYVSQQTFSRVFRREFDRTPSDYRHQISA, encoded by the coding sequence ATGTCCCATCAGGATATTATTCAAACACTGATTGAATGGATTGATGAACATATCGATCAACCACTTAACATTGATGTAGTCGCCAGAAAGTCAGGATACTCGAAGTGGTACCTGCAGCGGATGTTCCGCACCGTGATGCATCAGACGCTGGGGGATTATATTCGTCAGCGCCGTCTGCTGCTGGCGGCGGAGGCGTTGCGAACCACCCAGCGGCCGATCTTTGATATCGCCATGGATCTGGGCTACGTCTCGCAGCAAACCTTCTCGCGAGTCTTCCGCCGGGAGTTCGACCGCACCCCCAGCGACTACCGCCATCAGATCTCCGCGTGA
- a CDS encoding EAL domain-containing protein, which yields MGDSTPHKALRLIGTGLVILLPVVLALWFAQLRAKAETIDQLHSFSQLALQKTEMVIREADQARAKASQYRGELCSADHQRYLLHIVRGLLYVEDLIYANGQRFICSTSVHQQTGWRMPAANYTKKPDVAIYYYRDTPFYPGFAMNYMQKGPYVVVVNPFSFSSVIASDRDLAYGVFDTKTNLFFSVSNNVEPAELHALIREGDTFFNQNGRVYTIARSAIRPIAVIMSTSRASYYHNFCDQASLTLPLGIICSILLVLVWSRTRRQYHSPRNMLQRALSCRQLRLHYQPIIDIKNNRCVGAEALLRWPGFDGPVMNPAEFIPLAENEGMIAQVTDYVVDELFYEMGEFLASHPQLYVAINLSASDFHSARLISQISEKARSYAVCIGQIKIEVTERGFIDVPKTTPVIQAFREAGYEIAIDDFGTGYSNLHNLHALNVDILKIDKTFVDTLTTNNTSHLIAEHIIEMARGLRLKTIAEGVETPEQVSWLYKRGVQYCQGWLFAKAMPAREFMQWLANAPAPVNVPQPSRHAEI from the coding sequence ATGGGTGACAGTACGCCGCATAAGGCGCTAAGGCTCATCGGAACGGGTTTGGTTATTTTATTGCCAGTGGTACTGGCATTGTGGTTTGCCCAGCTGCGGGCAAAAGCCGAAACCATTGATCAATTACACTCATTTTCGCAGCTGGCGCTGCAAAAAACGGAAATGGTCATCCGCGAAGCGGATCAGGCCCGGGCGAAAGCCAGCCAGTATCGCGGGGAGCTGTGCTCAGCGGACCATCAGCGTTATTTATTGCATATCGTTCGCGGCCTGCTGTATGTGGAAGATCTGATCTACGCTAACGGTCAGCGCTTTATCTGTTCAACGTCCGTTCATCAGCAAACCGGCTGGCGGATGCCGGCGGCCAATTACACCAAAAAGCCGGATGTCGCGATTTACTATTACCGGGACACGCCGTTTTATCCCGGCTTTGCCATGAATTATATGCAGAAGGGACCCTATGTGGTGGTGGTCAATCCCTTCTCGTTCAGCTCAGTGATCGCCAGCGATCGCGATTTAGCCTATGGCGTGTTCGATACCAAAACCAACCTCTTTTTCTCGGTTAGTAACAATGTCGAGCCCGCGGAGCTCCATGCGTTAATTCGCGAAGGCGATACCTTTTTTAATCAGAATGGCCGGGTGTATACGATAGCCCGCTCTGCTATCCGGCCGATCGCCGTCATTATGTCCACCTCGCGGGCCAGCTATTATCACAACTTTTGTGACCAGGCCAGCCTGACGCTGCCGCTGGGGATCATCTGCAGTATTTTACTGGTGCTGGTGTGGTCGCGCACCCGCCGTCAGTATCACTCGCCGCGCAATATGCTGCAGCGGGCTCTGAGCTGCCGCCAGCTGCGCCTGCACTACCAGCCGATTATCGATATTAAAAATAACCGCTGCGTCGGGGCGGAAGCGCTGCTGCGCTGGCCAGGGTTTGACGGTCCGGTGATGAACCCGGCGGAGTTTATTCCGCTGGCGGAAAATGAAGGCATGATTGCCCAGGTGACGGACTACGTGGTGGATGAGCTGTTTTACGAAATGGGAGAGTTTCTTGCCAGCCATCCGCAGCTGTACGTGGCGATCAATCTCTCTGCGTCGGACTTCCACTCGGCGCGGCTGATTTCACAGATCAGTGAGAAAGCGCGCAGCTATGCGGTCTGTATCGGGCAGATCAAAATCGAAGTAACCGAGCGGGGGTTTATCGACGTACCGAAGACCACGCCGGTGATTCAGGCGTTCCGCGAAGCGGGCTATGAAATTGCCATCGATGATTTCGGCACCGGCTATTCGAATCTGCATAATCTGCACGCCCTGAATGTCGATATCCTTAAAATCGATAAAACCTTCGTTGATACGTTGACCACCAACAACACCAGCCACCTGATTGCCGAACACATCATCGAGATGGCGCGCGGGTTGCGTCTAAAGACTATCGCGGAAGGCGTGGAGACGCCTGAGCAGGTAAGCTGGCTCTACAAGCGCGGCGTGCAGTATTGCCAGGGCTGGCTGTTTGCGAAAGCGATGCCGGCGCGGGAGTTTATGCAGTGGTTAGCCAATGCGCCCGCGCCCGTGAACGTGCCTCAGCCGTCGCGTCACGCGGAGATCTGA
- a CDS encoding YjcB family protein, which produces MASITTSVVLLRWPLVSAVLMFLASSLNIQLRKSDYAGLAVICSCLGLAAACWFATGLLGITLLDIAKIWGNIKDVMIEVMSQTPPEWPMMMT; this is translated from the coding sequence ATGGCTTCCATTACTACCAGTGTTGTGTTGTTGCGCTGGCCCCTGGTGAGCGCGGTACTGATGTTTCTTGCCAGTTCACTGAATATCCAACTTCGCAAAAGCGATTATGCCGGTCTGGCGGTGATCTGCAGCTGCCTCGGCCTTGCCGCCGCCTGCTGGTTCGCCACCGGTTTGCTCGGCATCACCCTGCTCGATATTGCCAAAATCTGGGGCAATATCAAAGATGTGATGATTGAAGTCATGAGTCAGACACCGCCAGAATGGCCAATGATGATGACCTGA
- a CDS encoding ABC transporter permease, with protein MKALHLASSPSWWVRGRRKVNASPVLQTLLLLFMLLAMFGPLLNLLIWTVAESWYFPHSLPSQWGLKYWYQVFNPYSDVSSSLLTSVLIALLSVVVCLLISVPAGYALSRRKMPLRVLFMLLFLLPQAFPNLTVYMNIARLFYQWGLNGTIAGVVLVHSVHGLMYSVWICVAAFSAIDPLLARASRNLGAGPMYTFWHIVLPQAAPGIVAASIFVFLESLDEFTGTFFVGAPDVTTLPLLLYNASMSGNYQVSSITALILLAPSLLFMVVIHKFMRPEMMAKLGK; from the coding sequence ATGAAAGCGCTGCACCTTGCTTCCTCTCCGTCATGGTGGGTAAGAGGACGCCGTAAAGTGAACGCCAGCCCGGTGCTGCAGACCCTGCTACTGCTGTTTATGCTGCTGGCGATGTTTGGCCCGCTTCTGAACCTGTTGATCTGGACCGTAGCGGAAAGCTGGTATTTTCCCCATTCGCTGCCCAGCCAGTGGGGCCTGAAGTACTGGTATCAGGTCTTCAATCCGTACAGCGATGTCTCCAGCTCGCTGTTAACCAGCGTACTGATCGCCCTGCTGTCGGTGGTGGTCTGTTTGCTGATTTCCGTTCCCGCCGGCTATGCGCTTTCCCGGCGGAAAATGCCGCTGCGGGTGCTGTTTATGCTGCTGTTTCTCCTCCCGCAGGCCTTTCCCAACCTGACGGTATACATGAATATTGCCCGTTTGTTTTACCAGTGGGGCTTGAACGGAACTATCGCGGGGGTGGTGCTGGTGCATAGCGTCCACGGTCTGATGTACTCGGTGTGGATCTGTGTGGCCGCGTTTTCAGCCATCGACCCGCTGCTGGCGCGGGCATCGCGTAACCTGGGCGCCGGACCGATGTATACCTTCTGGCACATCGTGCTGCCGCAGGCGGCGCCGGGGATCGTTGCCGCGAGCATCTTTGTTTTTCTGGAGTCGTTGGATGAGTTTACCGGCACCTTCTTCGTCGGGGCGCCGGATGTCACTACGCTGCCGCTGCTGCTCTATAACGCCAGCATGTCGGGTAACTATCAGGTCTCGTCGATTACCGCGCTGATTTTACTGGCGCCATCGCTGCTCTTTATGGTGGTGATCCATAAATTTATGCGTCCGGAGATGATGGCAAAACTGGGGAAATAA
- a CDS encoding ABC transporter permease, with amino-acid sequence MSSSLKYLLLVAPAALMIAVLFLYPLGFSLVSAFTAPGQSFTLDHFRKVYALYANDVLFSLLIVLISVALLALIAITLSAVIALSPCRPVVRLLGFLYRLPLFIPFIVVAQMMRTFLAKNGLMNNALVAADLVRPLETLSWLGWKGIVITFVWKQLAFATLLICGAMAALEPSQILAARNLGASRPRLLFDIMLPQVLPTIGVALVLSTVTMMSVLSVPLMIGVGTPTMLTVDMAFRVNSYGDYAVANALGVVSLAICGALSWFYLRHSLQQKGGEG; translated from the coding sequence ATGTCCAGTTCATTGAAATACTTGCTGCTGGTTGCCCCGGCCGCGCTGATGATCGCGGTCCTGTTTTTGTATCCGCTGGGGTTTTCGCTGGTCTCGGCGTTTACCGCGCCGGGACAGTCGTTCACCCTCGATCATTTTCGCAAGGTCTATGCGCTTTACGCCAACGATGTGCTCTTTTCGCTGCTTATCGTGCTGATCTCAGTGGCGTTGTTAGCGCTGATCGCCATTACCCTCTCGGCAGTGATTGCGCTGTCGCCTTGCCGGCCCGTTGTTCGCCTGCTGGGTTTTTTGTATCGCTTGCCGCTGTTTATCCCCTTTATTGTCGTCGCCCAGATGATGCGCACTTTTCTCGCCAAAAATGGCCTGATGAACAATGCGCTGGTGGCGGCCGATCTGGTCAGGCCGCTGGAGACCCTCTCCTGGCTGGGATGGAAGGGAATTGTCATTACCTTTGTCTGGAAGCAGCTGGCCTTTGCTACGCTGTTGATCTGCGGAGCGATGGCGGCGCTGGAGCCGTCGCAGATCCTCGCCGCACGTAATCTTGGCGCCTCCCGGCCGCGGCTGCTGTTCGATATTATGCTGCCGCAGGTCCTGCCGACCATCGGAGTGGCGCTGGTGCTGTCGACGGTAACCATGATGTCGGTGCTGTCGGTACCGCTGATGATCGGCGTGGGGACGCCGACGATGCTGACCGTGGATATGGCGTTTCGCGTCAATTCCTATGGTGATTACGCGGTGGCGAATGCGCTTGGCGTGGTGTCGCTGGCGATCTGCGGCGCGCTGTCGTGGTTTTACCTGCGCCACAGCCTGCAGCAAAAAGGCGGTGAAGGATGA
- a CDS encoding extracellular solute-binding protein encodes MFTKTKAAILTTLCLSVSAQADTFLNVATAGDQNMVDYVKTWLGPKFEAAHPGVKVRVIGTGPGDAGSNKISEKLSAQQESGAQQWDIDVAVVHQKAGGEQVEKGLLQKYRQDIQTGGMVSSPSATQALGVNVDGYVMPMFLSQTAIAWNSDLVSTPPASYDELVAWTQKHPQAFGYNGIKNGMSGVSFVVGWIYAYGTGAERLSSAPYDKSVEKGWQQAYAKLKAFNKNVTFTPGNAGTLDMLSRGEIAMGPVWVDMFYSWKDQGKLPPSIKLALLAPGMPGQPMYYVIPAKAANPQLARDFIALATSPEVQAQGIVKQFNWYPGIDAGQVKPKLDAATWQKLFAEISPEALAKYGKSFPIAPYFDDIKEGYESQVAN; translated from the coding sequence ATGTTTACTAAGACGAAAGCAGCGATCTTAACGACCCTCTGCCTGAGCGTTAGCGCCCAGGCCGACACCTTTCTTAACGTCGCTACCGCGGGCGATCAGAATATGGTGGATTACGTGAAAACCTGGCTGGGGCCAAAATTTGAAGCCGCTCATCCCGGCGTCAAGGTGCGGGTGATCGGTACCGGCCCTGGCGACGCCGGGTCGAATAAAATCAGCGAGAAGTTGAGCGCCCAACAGGAGAGCGGCGCGCAGCAGTGGGATATCGACGTCGCCGTGGTGCATCAGAAGGCGGGGGGCGAACAGGTGGAAAAGGGATTGCTGCAAAAATATCGCCAGGATATTCAGACCGGCGGCATGGTGAGCTCGCCGAGCGCCACCCAGGCGCTCGGCGTTAACGTCGACGGATACGTCATGCCGATGTTCTTAAGCCAGACCGCTATCGCCTGGAACAGCGATCTCGTCAGTACGCCACCGGCGTCGTATGACGAGCTGGTCGCGTGGACGCAGAAACATCCGCAGGCTTTTGGCTATAACGGCATCAAGAACGGCATGTCCGGCGTTAGCTTTGTGGTGGGCTGGATCTACGCCTACGGGACCGGCGCCGAGCGCCTCTCCTCCGCGCCTTATGATAAAAGCGTCGAAAAGGGCTGGCAGCAGGCCTATGCGAAACTGAAAGCGTTTAATAAAAATGTCACTTTCACTCCGGGCAACGCCGGAACGCTCGATATGCTAAGTCGGGGAGAGATCGCCATGGGCCCGGTATGGGTCGACATGTTCTATAGCTGGAAAGATCAGGGCAAGCTGCCGCCATCGATTAAGCTCGCTTTACTGGCCCCGGGTATGCCGGGTCAGCCGATGTATTACGTCATCCCAGCGAAAGCGGCGAATCCGCAGCTGGCGCGCGACTTTATCGCGCTGGCCACCAGCCCGGAAGTGCAGGCGCAGGGGATCGTTAAGCAGTTCAACTGGTACCCGGGCATCGACGCCGGGCAGGTGAAGCCGAAGCTGGATGCGGCGACCTGGCAAAAGCTGTTTGCCGAAATTTCGCCTGAAGCCCTGGCGAAGTATGGCAAAAGCTTCCCGATCGCCCCCTACTTTGACGATATCAAAGAGGGTTACGAAAGCCAGGTGGCCAATTAA
- a CDS encoding ABC transporter ATP-binding protein: protein MSYLKISGLKICYGDKVVLHNIDLAVEQGEMIALLGPSGCGKTTLLNALCGFIPVESGEISIASRAITHQAPEQRNITMVFQSYALWPHLTVARNIGYGLKLRKWRGADITRRVAELLRIVNLDGLADVKVTELSGGQRQRVALARALAIEPQVLVLDEPLSNLDAKVRLNVRHEIKSLQKKLGFTSLIVTHDQQEALVMADRIAVLNQGRIEQTGTPQQIYQRPATPFVADFMGADNKITSDEISAAAISGLSAAQQGEKVIYFRSADATLGELTQPAPQEGLALEGMVEQSAFLGNLYRHSVRCHDRLLQADSAQCWPTKSRVRLHVPMPALHIFPLPLSQ, encoded by the coding sequence ATGAGTTATTTAAAGATCTCCGGCCTTAAAATTTGTTATGGCGATAAAGTGGTTTTACATAATATCGATCTGGCGGTCGAGCAGGGGGAGATGATCGCGCTGCTCGGTCCTTCGGGATGTGGAAAAACCACCCTGCTGAATGCCCTCTGCGGTTTTATTCCGGTGGAAAGCGGGGAGATCTCCATCGCCAGCCGAGCGATCACCCATCAGGCGCCGGAGCAGCGCAATATCACCATGGTGTTTCAAAGCTACGCCCTGTGGCCGCACCTGACGGTGGCGCGCAATATTGGCTATGGCCTGAAGCTGCGCAAATGGCGCGGGGCGGACATCACACGGCGAGTGGCGGAGCTGCTACGGATCGTCAATCTCGACGGGCTGGCTGACGTGAAGGTGACTGAACTGTCGGGCGGCCAGCGGCAGCGGGTGGCGCTGGCGAGGGCACTAGCGATAGAGCCTCAGGTGCTGGTGCTGGATGAGCCGTTATCTAATCTGGATGCCAAAGTGCGGCTCAATGTGCGCCATGAAATTAAATCTCTGCAAAAGAAACTCGGCTTTACGTCGTTAATTGTCACCCACGATCAACAGGAGGCATTAGTGATGGCGGACCGTATTGCAGTATTAAACCAGGGGCGAATTGAGCAAACCGGTACGCCGCAACAAATATATCAGCGACCCGCGACACCCTTCGTCGCTGATTTTATGGGCGCCGATAATAAAATAACCTCTGATGAAATATCTGCTGCCGCAATATCCGGTTTATCCGCAGCTCAGCAGGGTGAAAAAGTCATTTATTTTCGCAGCGCCGATGCCACGCTCGGCGAATTAACGCAGCCCGCGCCGCAGGAGGGGCTCGCCCTGGAGGGGATGGTGGAGCAAAGCGCGTTTCTGGGCAATCTGTATCGCCACAGCGTGCGCTGCCATGACCGCCTGCTGCAGGCCGACTCCGCTCAGTGCTGGCCGACGAAAAGCCGCGTCAGGCTCCATGTGCCCATGCCGGCCCTCCATATTTTTCCTTTACCACTATCACAGTGA
- a CDS encoding MBL fold metallo-hydrolase, whose product MKIDVLGCGSAFSCTQNTSALRVIDADNKQWLIDCGPTVPRALWQRGGGVNDIDAIYFTHVHPDHCTGLTALLNYWKSGSRQKPLIIYCQPTQQPVLMQLAALANWPQAELGFTIDWQACREAWTWQDWQIRTAPTQHELSNRAIRITIAGQTLFYSGDGRPTADSMALMAGAGLAFQECASVAALDDDASHGDFPSCLMLFRTLQLPALGLYHCEDAALPGLKQACQPWPGLFVSRDGLALTLPRPPFTDEAHIL is encoded by the coding sequence ATGAAAATAGATGTGCTTGGCTGCGGGAGCGCCTTTTCCTGCACGCAAAATACCTCCGCGCTGCGGGTAATCGACGCGGACAACAAACAGTGGTTAATCGACTGCGGACCCACCGTTCCCCGCGCGCTCTGGCAGCGCGGCGGCGGGGTCAACGATATCGACGCGATCTACTTCACCCACGTTCATCCGGACCACTGCACCGGTCTGACGGCGCTGCTGAATTACTGGAAAAGCGGCTCCCGCCAGAAGCCGCTGATTATCTACTGCCAGCCGACGCAGCAGCCGGTGCTCATGCAGCTGGCCGCGCTGGCGAACTGGCCGCAGGCGGAGCTCGGTTTCACCATCGACTGGCAAGCATGTCGCGAAGCCTGGACGTGGCAGGACTGGCAGATCCGCACTGCCCCCACCCAGCATGAGCTGAGTAATCGCGCCATCCGTATCACCATTGCCGGGCAGACGCTGTTTTACAGCGGCGATGGCCGGCCGACCGCCGACTCGATGGCCCTGATGGCCGGCGCCGGGCTGGCGTTTCAGGAGTGTGCCTCGGTGGCGGCCCTGGACGATGACGCCTCTCATGGCGATTTCCCCTCTTGCCTGATGCTGTTCAGAACGCTGCAGCTCCCGGCGCTGGGGCTCTATCACTGCGAGGACGCTGCCCTGCCGGGGCTGAAGCAGGCCTGCCAGCCGTGGCCGGGGTTATTCGTTTCCCGGGATGGGCTCGCCTTAACGCTGCCGCGTCCCCCGTTTACCGACGAGGCGCACATCCTATGA
- a CDS encoding LacI family DNA-binding transcriptional regulator: protein MSTASRKASVTAQDVARRAGVSRAVVSRALSSNGSISPDARARVLRAAEELGYQVNFLAQGLNRQRSHLIGVIVSRISDPFRSALLDALLNEIQRQGFQALVSEIHSEQDLAHTLRRFTQFRVSGVIVTSGQPPEALVNECVHQHIPVVGINRQPTIPGVDYVCSDNAAGAELAANQLLRSGCRRFGWLNTLPSTWAGRMRGEAFSRALQARGVDIERDLAHLACPEEGYVGGEQAAALADEVPEGIFCANAQLACGFLDGMRQRGKQAPEDFQLIGFDNTPPTAQYSYQLTTLHQDVAAISRQALARLLERTADPLQPSRTTWVEVTLIHRRTSPFVI, encoded by the coding sequence ATGAGCACCGCATCACGTAAAGCCAGCGTCACCGCCCAGGATGTCGCACGGCGTGCGGGCGTCTCCCGGGCGGTGGTGTCCCGGGCGTTGAGCAGCAACGGCAGCATCTCTCCCGATGCCCGGGCGCGGGTGTTGCGCGCCGCCGAAGAGCTGGGGTATCAGGTTAACTTCCTCGCCCAGGGGCTGAACCGCCAGCGCAGCCACTTAATCGGCGTGATCGTCTCGCGCATCAGCGATCCTTTTCGCAGCGCCCTGCTTGATGCCTTGCTCAACGAGATCCAGCGCCAGGGCTTTCAGGCGCTGGTGAGCGAGATCCATAGCGAGCAGGATCTGGCGCATACCCTGCGCCGTTTCACGCAGTTTCGCGTCTCCGGGGTTATCGTTACCTCCGGCCAGCCGCCGGAAGCGCTGGTGAACGAGTGCGTTCACCAGCATATTCCGGTAGTGGGCATTAACCGTCAACCGACGATCCCCGGGGTGGATTATGTCTGCTCTGATAACGCCGCCGGCGCCGAACTGGCCGCTAACCAGCTGTTGCGCAGCGGCTGTCGGCGCTTCGGCTGGCTCAATACTCTCCCTTCCACCTGGGCCGGGCGCATGCGCGGTGAAGCATTCAGCCGGGCGCTACAGGCGCGCGGAGTGGACATCGAACGCGACCTGGCGCACCTCGCCTGTCCGGAAGAGGGCTACGTCGGCGGTGAGCAGGCCGCGGCGCTCGCTGACGAGGTGCCTGAGGGGATCTTTTGCGCGAATGCCCAGCTTGCCTGTGGCTTTCTTGATGGGATGCGCCAGCGCGGCAAACAGGCGCCTGAGGATTTTCAGCTGATTGGTTTTGATAACACGCCGCCGACCGCGCAATATAGCTATCAGCTCACCACCCTACATCAGGATGTGGCGGCGATTTCCCGCCAGGCGCTTGCCCGGCTGCTGGAGCGCACCGCCGACCCTTTACAACCTTCACGCACCACATGGGTGGAGGTGACATTAATTCACCGGCGCACGTCGCCCTTTGTTATCTGA
- a CDS encoding inositol monophosphatase family protein yields the protein MTEAQRESLCALIRQAGAHAQALRDAGLQVDKKSRQDFVSQADLAVEQEIKGWLQAHFPQEGFLGEESGFAGDAQTVWVLDPVDGTTNFILGMDYWCISLARVCQGELTLGIIYAPDRDEFFFAGRGEGAYLNGQRLTLREPDPDAVVVGMGRSSRAPASDYAWAITTLLDAGLEYRRFGAGALMLAHVAAGQLHAYYEAHMNSWDALAGMLLIEEAGGTCNAFLANEGLRRGNRVLAGCAGVQPRLAALLEK from the coding sequence ATGACGGAAGCACAACGAGAGTCATTATGCGCCTTAATTCGCCAGGCTGGCGCCCACGCCCAGGCGCTACGCGATGCGGGATTACAGGTCGATAAAAAATCGCGCCAGGATTTTGTGTCGCAGGCGGATCTCGCGGTAGAACAAGAGATTAAAGGCTGGCTGCAGGCCCATTTTCCCCAGGAGGGTTTCCTCGGCGAGGAGAGCGGTTTCGCCGGCGATGCACAGACCGTCTGGGTGCTCGACCCTGTCGATGGCACCACCAACTTTATCCTCGGTATGGATTACTGGTGTATCTCGCTGGCGCGAGTGTGCCAGGGTGAGCTGACGCTTGGCATTATCTACGCCCCCGATCGCGATGAGTTTTTCTTCGCTGGTCGCGGCGAAGGCGCGTATCTCAACGGCCAGCGCCTGACGCTACGCGAACCGGATCCGGATGCGGTGGTAGTGGGTATGGGCCGCTCCAGCCGCGCCCCGGCCAGCGACTACGCCTGGGCCATCACCACCCTGCTCGACGCCGGCCTGGAATATCGCCGCTTCGGCGCGGGCGCCCTGATGCTGGCGCATGTCGCCGCCGGCCAGCTCCATGCCTATTATGAAGCGCATATGAACAGCTGGGACGCGCTGGCAGGCATGCTGTTGATTGAGGAGGCGGGCGGAACGTGCAATGCGTTTCTCGCCAATGAGGGGCTGCGGCGAGGTAACCGCGTGCTGGCCGGCTGCGCAGGCGTCCAGCCACGACTGGCCGCCCTGCTGGAGAAATGA
- the iraM gene encoding anti-adapter protein IraM has protein sequence MKWTILNTLICPQSGIAFSAISSLRFLKFIMWYEADVILLPGETMKLYSSRVLINDQYHSLKIYNIAVYDEAQWEILRERPSCPYHAGGERSDSCFYQSFCAIKRCPNNIPRSETWR, from the coding sequence ATGAAATGGACTATTCTTAATACCCTGATCTGCCCGCAATCCGGCATCGCCTTTTCGGCGATATCCAGCCTGCGTTTCTTAAAATTTATTATGTGGTACGAGGCCGATGTGATCCTGCTGCCCGGCGAGACAATGAAGCTCTATTCCTCAAGAGTTTTAATTAATGACCAGTATCATTCATTAAAAATCTACAATATTGCGGTGTACGACGAGGCGCAGTGGGAAATATTACGCGAGCGGCCATCGTGCCCGTACCATGCCGGCGGCGAGCGGTCTGACTCCTGTTTTTACCAGTCCTTTTGCGCGATTAAGCGCTGCCCGAATAATATTCCCCGCAGCGAAACCTGGCGTTAG